Proteins found in one Muntiacus reevesi chromosome 2, mMunRee1.1, whole genome shotgun sequence genomic segment:
- the ZBP1 gene encoding Z-DNA-binding protein 1 isoform X2, with the protein MTELPANLGDTDLEQKILEVLRDAGTPVKTAQLLKKCQVPKKKLNQVLHKMKEESKGVTLAGPATWCLGDRGTKEVVPAERVERSQQDAVATPKKPGPELSEKQEEIYQFLETHGPHKALMIAKALGMKTAKEVNPDLYAMRDKHLLDFDQKSNSWTIYRSGSRNQSTPVIYQQNPVNMICQKGPNSHISIQHCEDIQIGHGNLLVRQMGSGENGSTAPCCLSPMAPADPSTLDSLAGSWGPQDIRMEKSVLRRVQMGHGNEMRLHSNPAKGSARGDCDSPQASVLGTSPEASIEIQIPEPGPQSEGVTSQRVHIRSCFLEDTTVGNSNRMMVHPGAADVKGVKKPREPRGDVEPPHQDAPSRSEVPPVGSQADPVSAETLISEELAAMTLERHDSKNAEDIC; encoded by the exons ATGACTGAGCTCCCTGCCAACCTGGGAGACACAG ACCTTGAGCAGAAGATTCTGGAGGTGCTGAGGGATGCTGGCACCCCTGTGAAGACCGCCCAGCTGTTAAAGAAATGCCAAGTGCCCAAGAAGAAGCTCAACCAGGTTCTCCACAAGATGAAAGAGGAGTCTAAAGGAGTCACGCTCGCAGGCCCCGCGACGTGGTGCTTGGGCGACCGCGGGACCAAAGAAGTGGTTCCCGCAGAGCGGG tggagaGGTCCCAGCAAGACGCAGTTGCAACCCCGAAGAAGCCTGGCCCTGAGCTCAGTGAAAAGC AGGAAGAGATCTACCAGTTTTTGGAAACCCACGGGCCCCATAAAGCCCTGATGATCGCCAAGGCCCTGGGGATGAAGACAGCAAAGGAAGTCAACCCAGACTTGTATGCGATGAGGGACAAGCACCTCCTGGACTTTGACCAGAAATCGAACTCTTGGACAATTTATCGATCAG GTTCTAGAAATCAGTCCACCCCAGTTATTTACCAGCAAAATCCAGTCAACATGATCTGTCAGAAGGGACCAAACAGCCACATTTCCATCCAGCACTGTGAAGATATCCAGATTGGACACGGGAATCTCCTAGTGAGACAAATGGGCTCTGGGGAAAACG GCTCCACGGCTCCCTGCTGCCTCTCTCCAATGGCTCCTGCTGATCCCTCAACTCTGGATTCCCTGGCTGGATCCTGGGGGCCCCAGGACATCCGGATGGAGAAGTCTGTGCTCAGGCGAGTTCAAATGGGACATGGCAATGAGATGAGACTTCACAGCAACCCAGCCAAGGGCTCTGCCCGCGGCGACTGTGACAGTCCCCAAG CCTCTGTCCTGGGTACCAGTCCAGAAGCTTCCATCGAAATTCAAATCCCTGAACCAGGACCTCAGTCCGAAGGGGTCACGTCCCAGAGAGTCCACATTCGCTCCTGCTTCCTCGAGGACACCACCGTCGGCAACAGCAACAGGATGATGGTCCACCCAGGGGCAGCTGATGTCAAGGGAGTCAAAAAGCCTAGGGAGCCCCGAGGGGACGTAG AGCCTCCCCACCAAGACGCACCATCCAGAAGCGAGGTCCCTCCTGTTGGCAGTCAGGCCGACCCCGTCAGTGCTGAGACTCTCATCTCAGAAGAGCTGGCAGCTATGACCCTTGAGAGGCATGACTCCAAAAACGCAGAAGACATCTGCTGA
- the ZBP1 gene encoding Z-DNA-binding protein 1 isoform X1 produces the protein MTELPANLGDTDLEQKILEVLRDAGTPVKTAQLLKKCQVPKKKLNQVLHKMKEESKGVTLAGPATWCLGDRGTKEVVPAERVERSQQDAVATPKKPGPELSEKQEEIYQFLETHGPHKALMIAKALGMKTAKEVNPDLYAMRDKHLLDFDQKSNSWTIYRSEGSRNQSTPVIYQQNPVNMICQKGPNSHISIQHCEDIQIGHGNLLVRQMGSGENGSTAPCCLSPMAPADPSTLDSLAGSWGPQDIRMEKSVLRRVQMGHGNEMRLHSNPAKGSARGDCDSPQASVLGTSPEASIEIQIPEPGPQSEGVTSQRVHIRSCFLEDTTVGNSNRMMVHPGAADVKGVKKPREPRGDVEPPHQDAPSRSEVPPVGSQADPVSAETLISEELAAMTLERHDSKNAEDIC, from the exons ATGACTGAGCTCCCTGCCAACCTGGGAGACACAG ACCTTGAGCAGAAGATTCTGGAGGTGCTGAGGGATGCTGGCACCCCTGTGAAGACCGCCCAGCTGTTAAAGAAATGCCAAGTGCCCAAGAAGAAGCTCAACCAGGTTCTCCACAAGATGAAAGAGGAGTCTAAAGGAGTCACGCTCGCAGGCCCCGCGACGTGGTGCTTGGGCGACCGCGGGACCAAAGAAGTGGTTCCCGCAGAGCGGG tggagaGGTCCCAGCAAGACGCAGTTGCAACCCCGAAGAAGCCTGGCCCTGAGCTCAGTGAAAAGC AGGAAGAGATCTACCAGTTTTTGGAAACCCACGGGCCCCATAAAGCCCTGATGATCGCCAAGGCCCTGGGGATGAAGACAGCAAAGGAAGTCAACCCAGACTTGTATGCGATGAGGGACAAGCACCTCCTGGACTTTGACCAGAAATCGAACTCTTGGACAATTTATCGATCAG AAGGTTCTAGAAATCAGTCCACCCCAGTTATTTACCAGCAAAATCCAGTCAACATGATCTGTCAGAAGGGACCAAACAGCCACATTTCCATCCAGCACTGTGAAGATATCCAGATTGGACACGGGAATCTCCTAGTGAGACAAATGGGCTCTGGGGAAAACG GCTCCACGGCTCCCTGCTGCCTCTCTCCAATGGCTCCTGCTGATCCCTCAACTCTGGATTCCCTGGCTGGATCCTGGGGGCCCCAGGACATCCGGATGGAGAAGTCTGTGCTCAGGCGAGTTCAAATGGGACATGGCAATGAGATGAGACTTCACAGCAACCCAGCCAAGGGCTCTGCCCGCGGCGACTGTGACAGTCCCCAAG CCTCTGTCCTGGGTACCAGTCCAGAAGCTTCCATCGAAATTCAAATCCCTGAACCAGGACCTCAGTCCGAAGGGGTCACGTCCCAGAGAGTCCACATTCGCTCCTGCTTCCTCGAGGACACCACCGTCGGCAACAGCAACAGGATGATGGTCCACCCAGGGGCAGCTGATGTCAAGGGAGTCAAAAAGCCTAGGGAGCCCCGAGGGGACGTAG AGCCTCCCCACCAAGACGCACCATCCAGAAGCGAGGTCCCTCCTGTTGGCAGTCAGGCCGACCCCGTCAGTGCTGAGACTCTCATCTCAGAAGAGCTGGCAGCTATGACCCTTGAGAGGCATGACTCCAAAAACGCAGAAGACATCTGCTGA